The following proteins come from a genomic window of Alosa sapidissima isolate fAloSap1 chromosome 20, fAloSap1.pri, whole genome shotgun sequence:
- the LOC121694094 gene encoding mitogen-activated protein kinase 9-like isoform X1: MPRFMKCHASSFPSGQPDFPCQRCGRMTDEREQFYNVQVGDSTFTILKRYQQLRAIGSGAQGIVCSAMDTVLEIPVAVKKLSRPFQNQTHAKRAYRELVLLKCVNHKNIIRLINVFTPQKSLEDFRDLYLVMELMDANLCQVIHMDLDHERLSYLLYQMLCGIHHLHSAGIIHRDLKPSNIVVQTDCTLKILDFGLARTACTNFMMTPYVVTRYYRAPEVILGMKYKENVDLWSVGCIMAEMILHRILFPGKDYIDQWNKIIEVLGTPCLEFMSQLMETVRNYVMSKPQFPGINFAEVLPDWAFPSESEQDKLRTSQARDLLSKMLVIDPEGRISVQEALNHPYIQLWYDPAEVNAPPPQISDKQLDEREHSIEQWKVLIFEEIVDWEDRSELNMGMQREESLDSAVSSVTGILQSSSIYDMSSVSTEQTLASDTDSSIADPLSDPPDEGL; this comes from the exons ATGCCCCGGTTTATGAAGTGTCATGCCTCCAGCTTCCCG TCTGGCCAGCCTGACTTTCCGTGTCAACGCTGTGGCAGGATGACAGACGAGAGGGAGCAGTTTTACAACGTCCAAGTGGGGGACTCAACATTCACTATACTCAAGCGCTACCAACAACTCCGCGCCATTGGCTCTGGGGCACAGGGAATTGTATG CTCTGCTATGGACACAGTTCTAGAGATCCCAGTTGCAGTGAAGAAACTGAGTCGTCCTTTCCAGAACCAAACCCACGCCAAACGAGCCTACCGGGAGCTCGTCCTGCTCAAGTGTGTCAACCACAAAAAT ATTATCAGACTCATCAACGTCTTCACACCTCAGAAATCTTTGGAGGATTTTCGGGACTT GTACCTGGTGATGGAGCTGATGGATGCCAATCTGTGCCAGGTCATCCACATGGATCTGGACCATGAGAGGTTGTCCTACCTGCTCTACCAGATGCTGTGTGGAATTCATCACCTCCACTCAGCTGGAATTATTCACAGG GACTTGAAGCCCAGCAACATTGTGGTCCAAACGGATTGCACACTGAAGATTTTAGATTTTGGCCTTGCACGGACTGCCTGCACTAATTTCATGATGACTCCATACGTGGTGACCAGATATTATAGAGCACCAGAAGTCATTTTAGGGATGAAATACAAGGAGAACG TGGACCTATGGTCTGTAGGCTGCATAATGGCTGAAATGATTCTGCACCGGATCTTGTTTCCTGGGAAAGACT ACATTGACCAGTGGAACAAAATTATTGAAGTCCTTGGTACACCATGCTTGGAGTTTATGAGTCAACTCATGGAAACTGTCAGGAATTATGTCATGAGTAAGCCCCAGTTCCCAGGGATCAATTTTGCTGAGGTCCTACCAGACTGGGCCTTCCCCAGTGAATCTGAACAAGATAAGCTAAGAA CCAGCCAAGCACGAGATCTTCTCTCCAAGATGCTTGTTATTGACCCTGAGGGAAGAATATCTGTGCAGGAAGCCTTAAATCACCCCTATATTCAGTTGTGGTATGACCCAGCAGAAGTAAATGCT CCACCTCCACAAATCTCAGATAAGCAGCTGGATGAACGAGAGCACAGCATTGAGCAGTGGAAAG TGTTGATATTTGAAGAGATTGTGGACTGGGAGGACAGAAGTGAACTAAACATGGGAATGCAGAGGGAGGAGTCATTGG acTCAGCTGTGAGCAGTGTCACAGGCATCTTACAGTCCTCCTCCATCTATGATATGTCTTCCGTGTCCACAGAGCAGACACTTGCTTCGGACACTGACAGCAGCATTGCGGACCCTCTCAGTGACCCACCGGACGAGGGCCTATGA
- the LOC121694094 gene encoding mitogen-activated protein kinase 9-like isoform X2 produces MPRFMKCHASSFPSGQPDFPCQRCGRMTDEREQFYNVQVGDSTFTILKRYQQLRAIGSGAQGIVCSAMDTVLEIPVAVKKLSRPFQNQTHAKRAYRELVLLKCVNHKNIIRLINVFTPQKSLEDFRDLYLVMELMDANLCQVIHMDLDHERLSYLLYQMLCGIHHLHSAGIIHRDLKPSNIVVQTDCTLKILDFGLARTACTNFMMTPYVVTRYYRAPEVILGMKYKENVDLWSVGCIMAEMILHRILFPGKDYIDQWNKIIEVLGTPCLEFMSQLMETVRNYVMSKPQFPGINFAEVLPDWAFPSESEQDKLRTSQARDLLSKMLVIDPEGRISVQEALNHPYIQLWYDPAEVNAPPPQISDKQLDEREHSIEQWKVLIFEEIVDWEDRSELNMGMQREESLEQTLASDTDSSIADPLSDPPDEGL; encoded by the exons ATGCCCCGGTTTATGAAGTGTCATGCCTCCAGCTTCCCG TCTGGCCAGCCTGACTTTCCGTGTCAACGCTGTGGCAGGATGACAGACGAGAGGGAGCAGTTTTACAACGTCCAAGTGGGGGACTCAACATTCACTATACTCAAGCGCTACCAACAACTCCGCGCCATTGGCTCTGGGGCACAGGGAATTGTATG CTCTGCTATGGACACAGTTCTAGAGATCCCAGTTGCAGTGAAGAAACTGAGTCGTCCTTTCCAGAACCAAACCCACGCCAAACGAGCCTACCGGGAGCTCGTCCTGCTCAAGTGTGTCAACCACAAAAAT ATTATCAGACTCATCAACGTCTTCACACCTCAGAAATCTTTGGAGGATTTTCGGGACTT GTACCTGGTGATGGAGCTGATGGATGCCAATCTGTGCCAGGTCATCCACATGGATCTGGACCATGAGAGGTTGTCCTACCTGCTCTACCAGATGCTGTGTGGAATTCATCACCTCCACTCAGCTGGAATTATTCACAGG GACTTGAAGCCCAGCAACATTGTGGTCCAAACGGATTGCACACTGAAGATTTTAGATTTTGGCCTTGCACGGACTGCCTGCACTAATTTCATGATGACTCCATACGTGGTGACCAGATATTATAGAGCACCAGAAGTCATTTTAGGGATGAAATACAAGGAGAACG TGGACCTATGGTCTGTAGGCTGCATAATGGCTGAAATGATTCTGCACCGGATCTTGTTTCCTGGGAAAGACT ACATTGACCAGTGGAACAAAATTATTGAAGTCCTTGGTACACCATGCTTGGAGTTTATGAGTCAACTCATGGAAACTGTCAGGAATTATGTCATGAGTAAGCCCCAGTTCCCAGGGATCAATTTTGCTGAGGTCCTACCAGACTGGGCCTTCCCCAGTGAATCTGAACAAGATAAGCTAAGAA CCAGCCAAGCACGAGATCTTCTCTCCAAGATGCTTGTTATTGACCCTGAGGGAAGAATATCTGTGCAGGAAGCCTTAAATCACCCCTATATTCAGTTGTGGTATGACCCAGCAGAAGTAAATGCT CCACCTCCACAAATCTCAGATAAGCAGCTGGATGAACGAGAGCACAGCATTGAGCAGTGGAAAG TGTTGATATTTGAAGAGATTGTGGACTGGGAGGACAGAAGTGAACTAAACATGGGAATGCAGAGGGAGGAGTCATTGG AGCAGACACTTGCTTCGGACACTGACAGCAGCATTGCGGACCCTCTCAGTGACCCACCGGACGAGGGCCTATGA
- the LOC121694094 gene encoding mitogen-activated protein kinase 9-like isoform X3: MTDEREQFYNVQVGDSTFTILKRYQQLRAIGSGAQGIVCSAMDTVLEIPVAVKKLSRPFQNQTHAKRAYRELVLLKCVNHKNIIRLINVFTPQKSLEDFRDLYLVMELMDANLCQVIHMDLDHERLSYLLYQMLCGIHHLHSAGIIHRDLKPSNIVVQTDCTLKILDFGLARTACTNFMMTPYVVTRYYRAPEVILGMKYKENVDLWSVGCIMAEMILHRILFPGKDYIDQWNKIIEVLGTPCLEFMSQLMETVRNYVMSKPQFPGINFAEVLPDWAFPSESEQDKLRTSQARDLLSKMLVIDPEGRISVQEALNHPYIQLWYDPAEVNAPPPQISDKQLDEREHSIEQWKVLIFEEIVDWEDRSELNMGMQREESLDSAVSSVTGILQSSSIYDMSSVSTEQTLASDTDSSIADPLSDPPDEGL, from the exons ATGACAGACGAGAGGGAGCAGTTTTACAACGTCCAAGTGGGGGACTCAACATTCACTATACTCAAGCGCTACCAACAACTCCGCGCCATTGGCTCTGGGGCACAGGGAATTGTATG CTCTGCTATGGACACAGTTCTAGAGATCCCAGTTGCAGTGAAGAAACTGAGTCGTCCTTTCCAGAACCAAACCCACGCCAAACGAGCCTACCGGGAGCTCGTCCTGCTCAAGTGTGTCAACCACAAAAAT ATTATCAGACTCATCAACGTCTTCACACCTCAGAAATCTTTGGAGGATTTTCGGGACTT GTACCTGGTGATGGAGCTGATGGATGCCAATCTGTGCCAGGTCATCCACATGGATCTGGACCATGAGAGGTTGTCCTACCTGCTCTACCAGATGCTGTGTGGAATTCATCACCTCCACTCAGCTGGAATTATTCACAGG GACTTGAAGCCCAGCAACATTGTGGTCCAAACGGATTGCACACTGAAGATTTTAGATTTTGGCCTTGCACGGACTGCCTGCACTAATTTCATGATGACTCCATACGTGGTGACCAGATATTATAGAGCACCAGAAGTCATTTTAGGGATGAAATACAAGGAGAACG TGGACCTATGGTCTGTAGGCTGCATAATGGCTGAAATGATTCTGCACCGGATCTTGTTTCCTGGGAAAGACT ACATTGACCAGTGGAACAAAATTATTGAAGTCCTTGGTACACCATGCTTGGAGTTTATGAGTCAACTCATGGAAACTGTCAGGAATTATGTCATGAGTAAGCCCCAGTTCCCAGGGATCAATTTTGCTGAGGTCCTACCAGACTGGGCCTTCCCCAGTGAATCTGAACAAGATAAGCTAAGAA CCAGCCAAGCACGAGATCTTCTCTCCAAGATGCTTGTTATTGACCCTGAGGGAAGAATATCTGTGCAGGAAGCCTTAAATCACCCCTATATTCAGTTGTGGTATGACCCAGCAGAAGTAAATGCT CCACCTCCACAAATCTCAGATAAGCAGCTGGATGAACGAGAGCACAGCATTGAGCAGTGGAAAG TGTTGATATTTGAAGAGATTGTGGACTGGGAGGACAGAAGTGAACTAAACATGGGAATGCAGAGGGAGGAGTCATTGG acTCAGCTGTGAGCAGTGTCACAGGCATCTTACAGTCCTCCTCCATCTATGATATGTCTTCCGTGTCCACAGAGCAGACACTTGCTTCGGACACTGACAGCAGCATTGCGGACCCTCTCAGTGACCCACCGGACGAGGGCCTATGA
- the LOC121695044 gene encoding uncharacterized protein LOC121695044 codes for MELRTIPLGTRRRASSAFTDPLYDNCLSHSESSDPGVTRTLPIPVTVPPAVVPTLGGREDGSVPSGPGSSGWAMGGQGWLKLAAGDHETISCSNTYESILSLYDNLEMPRSPTEDSLNTDCDESESEASEPKDWIDFTKKTENRWISSCESLEDRSRGANAQPNKRSGCKPDPFLFTAVESRPKILKVPHPFSNTNPQTQPFARDIGGEVLLQGTRDLHNTFSLNLPLLPTPYPSSLPATVPPPTSQPEVHVVQQSSQPSSTMTALLTSIKQQIARQREEYETQIRRLEQRNEALEAEVLGLRANLEQQRRWYCAVELRLCEVERARADADRRNTELQSQMEQFFDAFGELTNEAKKTERIVQGF; via the exons ATGGAGCTGAGGACCATTCCCTTGGGCACACGCAGAAGGGCCAGCTCTGCCTTCACTGACCCTCTGTACGATAACTGCCTGTCCCACTCAGAGAGCAGCGACCCCGGGGTGACCAGAACTCTCCCTATCCCGGTCACCGTCCCTCCTGCCGTGGTTCCCACGCtcggagggagagaggatggcAGTGTTCCAAGCGGCCCAGGAAGCAGTGGATGGGCCATGGGAGGACAGGGCTGGCTGAAGCTGGCCGCTGGGGACCATGAGACCATTAGCTGCAGCAACACATACGAGAGCATCCTTTCCCTCTACGACAACCTTGAGATGCCCAGGAGCCCCACCGAGGACAGCCTCAACACGGACTGCGACGAAAGCGAATCAGAGGCTTCTGAGCCCAAGGACTGGATAGACTTCACAAAGAAGACAGAGAATAGATGGATATCCTCTTGTGAGAGTCTAGAGGACAGAAGTCGAGGAGCAAATGCTCAGCCGAACAAGAGAAGCGGTTGCAAGCCCGACCCCTTTCTTTTCACTGCAGTGGAGTCCAGGCCAAAGATATTAAAGGTTCCACACCCATTCTCCAACACAAATCCTCAGACGCAACCTTTTGCCAGAGACATTGGTGGGGAAGTCTTACTTCAAGGGACTAGAGACCTCCACAACACGTTCTCTCTAAATCTGCCTTTGCTCCCTACCCCTTACCCCTCTTCCTTACCTGCCACTGTTCCACCACCAACTAGTCAACCTGAGGTCCATGTAGTCCAGCAGTCCAGCCAGCCGTCCAGCACAATGACCGCGCTTCTCACCAGCATCAAGCAGCAGATTGCCCGACAGAGGGAGGAGTATGAAACCCAAATAAGAAG GCTGGAGCAGCGTAACGAGGCCCTGGAGGCGGAGGTGCTGGGTCTGAGGGCCAACCTGGAGCAGCAGCGTCGCTGGTACTGCGCCGTGGAGCTGCGTCTGTGTGAGGTGGAGCGGGCACGAGCCGACGCTGACCGCCGCAACACCGAGCTCCAGAGCCAGATGGAGCAGTTCTTTGATGCGTTTGGCGAGCTCACCAACGAGGCAAAGAAAACCGAGCGCATCGTGCAGGGATTTTGA